One Panicum virgatum strain AP13 chromosome 9K, P.virgatum_v5, whole genome shotgun sequence genomic region harbors:
- the LOC120646786 gene encoding lecithin-cholesterol acyltransferase-like 1 — protein MGATLPGLLSALLLLLLPASLRVRDHLPASNRREAEDGVVGRGLHPIVLIPGLSCPDLEARLADAYRPSTPRCSRVQGEEGWFGLWTNRTWELDAERAECFVDQMRLVYDAVLGDFRNLPGVESRVPGFGSARGSGSKVPTHPEFCLGTLRATLERLGYREGETLFGAPYDPRYAPPMPGQASRFYSRYFRRLARLIEDASERNSGRPAIVLGHSFGGVVALEFVRNAPLPWRDSFVKHLITVAPTWSGGGYVRALTAFATGPVGLLFVPAAPQLAMRSMWRTFETAVATLPSPAVFGRRPLVVTRNRSYSAYDMADLLVAVGSADAVRPFRERELPKMDCFEAPMVPWTYMIGTGVPTAEQLIYWDGDFGRLPEVVYGDGDDTINLASMLALEEKVGKQPGQKERFKSIKLAGVRHSALATDERALSILMDEILEANR, from the exons ATGGGCGCCACGCTACCCGGCTTGCTCTCTgcgcttctgctgctgctcctcccggCTTCCCTCCGAGTCCGAGACCACCTCCCCGCGTCCAACCGGCGAGAGGCGGAGGACGGCGTCGTCGGCCGCGGCCTGCACCCGATCGTGCTGATCCCCGGCTTGTCCTGCCCCGACCTGGAAGCGCGGCTCGCCGACGCCTACCGGCCCTCGACGCCGCGGTGCAGCCGGGTGCAAGGGGAGGAGGGGTGGTTCGGGCTGTGGACGAACCGCACCTGGGAGCTGGACGCCGAGCGCGCCGAGTGCTTCGTCGACCAGATGCGCCTCGTCTACGACGCCGTCCTCGGGGACTTCCGGAACCTGCCCGGCGTCGAGTCGCGCGTCCCCGGCTTCGGATCCGCCCGCGGCTCCGGCTCCAAGGTTCCAACACACCC GGAGTTTTGTTTGGGAACACTGAGGGCTACACTGGAAAGGCTAGGCTACCGTGAGGGAGAAACCCTCTTCGGAGCTCCCTACGACCCGCGGTACGCTCCCCCGATGCCCGGCCAGGCGTCCCGATTCTACTCCCGCTACTTCCGCCGGCTGGCGAGGCTCATCGAGGACGCGAGCGAGAGGAACAGCGGCAGGCCTGCCATCGTCCTGGGCCACAGCTTcggcggcgtggtggcgctCGAGTTCGTCAGGAACGCCCCGCTCCCGTGGCGGGACAGCTTCGTCAAGCACCTCATCACGGTGGCGCCGACGTGGTCCGGCGGGGGCTACGTCCGCGCCCTGACGGCCTTCGCCACGGGCCCGGTAGGGTTGCTCTTCGTCCCGGCGGCTCCGCAGCTGGCCATGCGATCGATGTGGAGGACCTTCGAGACGGCCGTGGCGACCCTACCGTCCCCGGCGGTGTTTGGGCGCCGGCCGCTGGTGGTAACCAGGAACCGGAGTTACTCGGCCTACGACATGGCCGACCTGCTCGTTGCCGTCGGTTCCGCCGACGCCGTCCGGCCGTTCAGAGAGCGCGAGCTCCCGAAGATGGACTGCTTCGAGGCGCCCATGGTACCGTGGACCTATATGATTGGGACGGGTGTCCCGACGGCGGAGCAGCTGATTTACTGGGACGGCGACTTCGGTAGGCTGCCTGAGGTGGTGTACGGAGACGGCGACGACACGATCAATCTCGCTAGCATGCTGGCGTTGGAGGAGAAGGTGGGTAAGCAGCCGGGACAGAAGGAGCGCTTCAAATCCATCAAGCTTGCTGGCGTTCGACACTCTGCACTAGCCACGGATGAACGGGCGCTCAGCATACTCATGGATGAAATTCTAGAGGCAAATCGCTAG